A single region of the Armatimonadota bacterium genome encodes:
- the trmD gene encoding tRNA (guanine-N(1)-)-methyltransferase, with amino-acid sequence MRIDIVTIFPEMVEPVVRCSMLARGQQAGVLEIHTIDLRQFTHDKHHTTDDAPFGGGAGMVMKPEPFFEAVEHLREQAGWIPARIVVTTPQGKLFHQTMAVEFAQVPHLILLCGHYEGIDERVCQYLATDEVSIGDYVLTGGELPALVIADAVARLVPGVLGNPESLQQDSLVDGLLAPPQYTRPAEYRGYRVPDVLLSGHHAQIARWRRLQRLLRTRERRPDLWDKVQLTEEDRKLLQEIDIARARR; translated from the coding sequence ATGCGTATCGATATCGTCACCATCTTCCCCGAGATGGTCGAGCCGGTGGTCCGATGCAGTATGCTGGCACGTGGGCAGCAGGCAGGAGTATTAGAGATCCACACGATAGACCTGCGTCAGTTCACCCACGACAAGCATCACACCACCGATGACGCTCCCTTTGGCGGCGGCGCGGGCATGGTGATGAAGCCAGAGCCTTTCTTCGAAGCGGTGGAGCACCTGCGTGAGCAAGCGGGATGGATACCCGCCCGCATCGTGGTGACTACGCCTCAGGGCAAACTGTTCCACCAGACGATGGCGGTGGAGTTCGCACAGGTCCCTCACTTGATTTTGCTGTGCGGACACTACGAGGGTATCGACGAGCGTGTCTGTCAATATCTGGCGACCGATGAGGTCTCCATCGGCGATTACGTGCTGACGGGAGGAGAGCTGCCCGCGCTGGTGATCGCCGACGCGGTGGCGAGGCTGGTGCCCGGGGTACTGGGCAACCCCGAATCGCTGCAGCAGGACAGCTTGGTGGACGGGCTGCTGGCTCCACCGCAATATACCCGCCCGGCGGAGTATCGCGGCTATCGCGTACCGGATGTGTTGCTCTCCGGTCACCACGCCCAAATTGCCCGCTGGAGGCGGTTGCAGAGGCTGTTGCGCACGCGCGAACGTCGTCCCGACCTGTGGGATAAGGTGCAGTTGACGGAAGAGGATCGGAAGCTGTTACAGGAGATCGATATTGCAAGAGCTCGGCGGTAG